In a genomic window of Helianthus annuus cultivar XRQ/B chromosome 10, HanXRQr2.0-SUNRISE, whole genome shotgun sequence:
- the LOC110882722 gene encoding transaldolase has protein sequence MVEHGVDGSYVKRTTLHDLYEKQGQSPWYDNLCRPVTDLLPLIESGVRGVTSNPAIFQKAISTSNAYNDQFRELVQGGKDIESVYWELVAKDIQDACRLFEPIYDETDGGDGYVSVEVSPRLADDTQGTGGGSGGCGG, from the exons ATGGTGGAGCACGGTGTTGATGGAAGCTATGTTAAGAGAACAACTCTTCATGATCTTTATGAGAAACAAGGGCAGAGTCCGTGGTATGATAACCTATGCCGCCCTGTTACCGATCTTCTTCCCCTGATTGAAAGTGGTGTGAGAGGTGTTACAAGCAACCCGGCG ATTTTTCAGAAAGCAATATCTACCTCAAATGCTTACAATGACCAATTCAG GGAACTTGTACAGGGAGGGAAAGACATCGAAAGTGTATATTGGGAACTTGTAGCGAAAGATATCCAAGATGCTTGTAGACTGTTTGAGCCAATTTATGACGAAACAGATGGTGGAGACGGTTATGTTTCTGTTGAGGTTTCACCTAGGCTTGCTGATGATACCCAAGGGactggaggtggcagtggtggttgtggtggttaa